In one Diabrotica virgifera virgifera chromosome 5, PGI_DIABVI_V3a genomic region, the following are encoded:
- the LOC126884393 gene encoding uncharacterized protein LOC126884393, protein MPLTCIVVNCGSRSKRDKVSFFAIPKPLKFKHAIHLNELTVKRRKKWIRAIRRADLTESKLKYQKVCSKHFIQGQPAKLEDVNDPDWIPTQNMGYSRGPVKRKQDIERLERVKKRSSTKVSQEDNDTFIENENNTVSESNTTAMYEDSTGTETQTELTSDDIEQMAQQLKFANKKIDELTRRINKTILSFESLETDNPKCLYYTGLNFSVLKSVFDRIKPFIPSSSVTVLDPSQQYLLTLMKMRLNLDFKYLAYQFGISQSTCSTYFNTIISIMYQRFKNSIKWPDREIIKKNMPSCFREVFHDKTTIIIDCFEVFIQKPASYLTQQQTWSNYKHHNTVKFLIGITPQGCISYISKAWGGRTSDKQIVELSGFLDKIEPQDIVIADRGFLIKEFLDVLQAKLVIPAFTKGKKQLLPLELEETRNIAQVRIHVERVIGSIKNKFNIFSEPLPISMLTHVTDGINIVDKIIFIACVLINLCPPIVPI, encoded by the exons ATGCCACTAACATGTAttgtagtgaactgtggaagcaGGTCGAAAAGGGATAAAGTATCTTTTTTTGCTATTCCCAAACCACTGAAGTTTAAACATGCTATCCACTTGAATGAATTAACTGTTAAACGCAGAAAAAAATGGATAAGGGCCATACGAAGAGCAGACCTGACAGaatcaaaattaaaatatcaaaaagtgTGTTCCAAACATTTTATTCAAG gACAACCTGCAAAACTTGAAGATGTAAATGATCCTGATTGGATACCAACCCAAAATATGGGTTACTCTAGGGGACCTGTAAAACGAAAGCAGGACATTGAAAGACTGGAAAGAGTAAAGAAAAGATCTTCCACAAAGGTTTCACAAGAGGACAATGATACATTTATTGAG aatgaaaacaatacagTAAGTGAAAGTAACACTACAGCAATGTATGAAGACAGTACTGGAACCGAAACTCAAACTGAGTTAACCTCAGATGATATTGAACAGATGGCTCAACAATTAAAATttgcaaataaaaaaattgacgagTTGACTCGCAGAATTAATAAGACCATTTTAAGTTTCGAGTCACTAGAAACGGACAATCCGAAATGTTTATATTATACCGGtttaaatttttctgttttgAAGTCAGTATTTGACAGAATTAAACCATTTATTCCATCATCCTCAGTAACTGTTTTAGATCCCTCTCAACAATATTTGTTGACATTGATGAAAATGAGACTTAATCTAGATTTTAAATATTTGGCCTACCAATTTGGCATTTCTCAATCAACATGTTCCACCTATTTTAATACCATCATCTCAATAATGTATCAAAGATTTAAAAATAGCATAAAATGGCCAGATcgggaaattattaaaaaaaacatgccTTCTTGCTTTAGAGAAGTCTTTCATGATAAGACCACAATTATCATTGATTGCTTTGAGGTGTTTATCCAAAAACCAGCTAGTTATTTAACCCAGCAGCAAACATGGTCAAACTATAAACATCATAACACAGTTAAATTCCTTATTGGAATTACTCCCCAAGGCTGTATTTCATATATCAGTAAAGCATGGGGAGGAAGAACATCAGATAAACAAATAGTAGAGCTCTCTGgttttttggataaaatagaaCCCCAAGATATTGTGATAGCAGATCgaggttttttaataaaagaatttttaGATGTGTTACAAGCAAAGCTAGTAATTCCAGCTTTTACCAAGGGGAAAAAACAATTGCTTCCACTAGAGCTggaagaaactagaaacattgcACAGGTTAGAATCCACGTAGAAAGAGTTATTGgctccattaaaaataaatttaatattttttcagagCCACTTCCGATTTCTATGTTAACCCATGTTACTGATGGTATAAATATAGTTGATAAGATAATTTTTATAGCATgtgttttgattaatttatgcCCTCCTATTGTtccaatttaa
- the LOC126884394 gene encoding uncharacterized protein LOC126884394: protein MRARETKLRVWIIAETGGSICTAHCTCMAGLGEVCSHVTAVLYAAEHAAYLKQQKNEKNVACTDVKSTWPVPTQSGTHPIEAASLDWGKVIEEKNYKEIPPMDDSEMLDLLQELQNSNCDAVLMRHVEPFASQLSDENNEKVSIPVLFNVYHKKYEKMPLDDLIQLGMKCKMEVTQNIRREIEDKTQDQRKCAEWYRQRTGRVTASIFKDVCRTNVEKPSLSLIKSICYPRKISTRAIRWGINHEQLAIDAYKKETSRNHRDFIVNTIGLVVCMKWPQLGASPDGFVYCDCCAAGTLEVKCPFSLRENGNLQEYASRKDSCLECDKTGTVKMNKKHKYYYQVQAQIFICKLNYCDFVVWCPNFIFIERVLPDIKFWEEIKDKVLNFHAKVIMPELLGRYYTSRVPGGNITKWCFCNNVDDGQPMVQCSYENCNIFWFHIGCVNLLEKPKTRWTCSICNQKLFHDYAT from the coding sequence ATGAGAGCTAGAGAAACCAAATTAAGAGTTTGGATTATCGCTGAAACAGGTGGTAGTATTTGTACTGCGCATTGTACTTGCATGGCAGGTCTTGGGGAAGTATGTAGCCATGTTACAGCAGTTTTGTACGCTGCAGAGCATGCAGCATATTTGAAGCAgcagaaaaatgaaaagaatgtAGCGTGTACAGATGTCAAATCAACTTGGCCAGTTCCAACGCAAAGTGGTACACATCCAATAGAAGCTGCTTCACTAGACTGGGGGAAAGtgatagaagaaaaaaattataaggaAATTCCTCCAATGGATGATAGCGAAATGTTGGACTTGCTGCAAGAATTgcaaaattccaattgtgacgCTGTTTTGATGAGGCATGTAGAGCCATTTGCGTCACAACTGTcagatgaaaataatgaaaaagttagtaTACCAGTCCTTTTTAATGTGTaccataaaaaatatgaaaaaatgccTCTAGATGATCTCATTCAACTAGGTATGAAATGTAAAATGGAGGTAACCCAGAATATACGAAGAGAAATAGAAGATAAGACACAGGACCAAAGGAAATGTGCAGAGTGGTATAGACAAAGGACTGGTAGAGTAACAGCTTCAATTTTTAAAGATGTCTGTAGAACCAATGTGGAGAAACCATCCCTATCTTTGATCAAATCAATATGTTACCCTCGCAAAATTTCTACAAGGGCAATAAGATGGGGGATAAATCACGAACAGCTGGCAATTGATGCTTATAAAAAAGAAACTAGCAGGAATCATAGAGACTTTATAGTGAATACAATTGGCTTGGTAGTGTGCATGAAATGGCCTCAGTTAGGTGCCTCACCTGATGGATTTGTGTATTGTGACTGTTGTGCTGCGGGTACCTTAGAAGTAAAGTGTCCATTTTCTCTTCGAGAAAATGGAAATTTACAGGAGTATGCAAGTCGAAAGGACTCCTGTCTTGAATGTGATAAAACTGGTAcagtaaaaatgaataaaaaacataagTACTATTACCAGGTGCAAGcacaaatatttatttgtaaactTAATTATTGTGACTTTGTTGTCTGGTGTCCTAATTTTATATTTATCGAAAGAGTTTTACCAGACATAAAATTTTGGGAAGAAATTAAAGATAAAGTcctaaattttcatgcaaaagtAATTATGCCTGAACTTTTAGGACGTTATTACACTTCCAGAGTACCAGGTGGCAATATAACAAAGTGGTGTTTTTGCAATAATGTCGATGATGGCCAACCTATGGTTCAATGCTCATATGAGAATTGTAATATTTTCTGGTTCCATATTGGGTGTGTAAATTTATTAGAAAAACCCAAAACTAGGTGGACATGTTCAATATGCAACCAGAAACTATTTCATGATTATGCCACATAA
- the LOC126884397 gene encoding uncharacterized protein LOC126884397 has translation MPLTCIVVNCGSRSKRDKVSFFAIPKPLKFKHAIHLNELTVKRRKKWIRAIRRADLTESKLKYQKVCSKHFIQGQPAKLEDVNDPDWIPTQNMGYSRGPVKRKQDLERLERVKKRSSTKVSQEDNDTFIENENNTVSESNTTAMYEDSTGTETQTELTSDDIEQMAQQLKFANKKIDELTRRINKTILSFESLETDNPKCLYYTGLNFSVLKSVFDRIKPFIPSSSVTVLDPSQQYLLTLMKMRLNLDFKYLAYQFGISQSTCSTYFNTIISIMYQRFKNSIKWPDREIIKKNMPSCFREVFHDKTTIIIDCFEVFIQKPASYLTQQQTWSNYKHHNTVKFLIGITPQGCISYISKAWGGRTSDKQIVELSGFLDKIEPQDIVIADRGFLIKEFLDVLQAKLVIPAFTKGKNNCFH, from the exons ATGCCACTAACATGTAttgtagtgaactgtggaagcaGGTCGAAAAGGGATAAAGTATCTTTTTTTGCTATTCCCAAACCACTGAAGTTTAAACATGCTATCCACTTGAATGAATTAACTGTTAAACGCAGAAAAAAATGGATAAGGGCCATACGAAGAGCAGACCTGACAGaatcaaaattaaaatatcaaaaagtgTGTTCCAAACATTTTATTCAAG gACAACCTGCAAAACTTGAAGATGTAAATGATCCTGATTGGATACCAACCCAAAATATGGGTTACTCTAGGGGACCTGTAAAACGAAAGCAGGACCTTGAAAGACTGGAAAGAGTAAAGAAAAGATCTTCCACAAAGGTTTCACAAGAGGACAATGATACATTTATTGAG aatgaaaacaatacagTAAGTGAAAGTAACACTACAGCAATGTATGAAGACAGTACTGGAACCGAAACTCAAACTGAGTTAACCTCAGATGATATTGAACAGATGGCTCAACAATTAAAATttgcaaataaaaaaattgacgagTTGACTCGCAGAATTAATAAGACCATTTTAAGTTTCGAGTCACTAGAAACGGACAATCCGAAATGTTTATATTATACCGGtttaaatttttctgttttgAAGTCAGTATTTGACAGAATTAAACCATTTATTCCATCATCCTCAGTAACTGTTTTAGATCCCTCTCAACAATATTTGTTGACATTGATGAAAATGAGACTTAATCTAGATTTTAAATATTTGGCCTACCAATTTGGCATTTCTCAATCAACATGTTCCACCTATTTTAATACCATCATCTCAATAATGTATCAAAGATTTAAAAATAGCATAAAATGGCCAGATcgggaaattattaaaaaaaacatgccTTCTTGCTTTAGAGAAGTCTTTCATGATAAGACCACAATTATCATTGATTGCTTTGAGGTGTTTATCCAAAAACCAGCTAGTTATTTAACCCAGCAGCAAACATGGTCAAACTATAAACATCATAACACAGTTAAATTCCTTATTGGAATTACTCCCCAAGGCTGTATTTCATATATCAGTAAAGCATGGGGAGGAAGAACATCAGATAAACAAATAGTAGAGCTCTCTGgttttttggataaaatagaaCCCCAAGATATTGTGATAGCAGATCGAGGTTTTTTGATAAAAGAATTTTTAGATGTGTTACAAGCAAAGCTAGTAATTCCAGCTTTTACCAAGGGGAAAAACAATTGCTTCCACTAG